In the genome of Pseudanabaena sp. BC1403, one region contains:
- a CDS encoding CHAD domain-containing protein yields MKHQPLDLSIKLGEYSYQIIQQNFQKIVEQEKGIFEDKDPEPLHQMRVGMRRLRTAIQIFGSAIVLPKALSNPSIGKIAKSLGETRDLDVLQQELINHYQPLLDNTETPKFDKVLKRLQKKRDRSFLDLQKTLNGDRYYDLKQGIQSWLDRPRYTMIGDLVVREVLPDLLLPLICQLFLHQGWLVGTTIQAEKVIVISIENSEELHQQLKQFVNALHDLRKQMKGIRYQAEFFSGFYEASYLERIEEFKSIQEILGQLHDREVLRQFLESTLNADLAKVLPTVNQTMEQEQITFWQNWQPIQQRYLSLDFRQSLRSLLSTPIDIVHA; encoded by the coding sequence ATGAAGCACCAGCCATTAGATTTATCGATTAAGCTGGGTGAGTACAGTTATCAAATCATTCAACAAAACTTTCAGAAGATTGTCGAACAAGAAAAAGGCATCTTTGAAGATAAAGATCCCGAACCGTTGCATCAGATGCGAGTCGGGATGCGCCGTTTGAGAACAGCTATTCAAATATTTGGCTCTGCAATCGTCTTACCAAAGGCTCTAAGCAATCCATCCATCGGAAAAATCGCTAAAAGTTTAGGAGAAACCCGCGATTTAGATGTACTTCAACAAGAATTGATAAACCACTATCAGCCTTTATTGGACAATACAGAAACACCAAAGTTTGATAAAGTTTTGAAACGTTTGCAGAAAAAACGCGATCGCAGCTTTCTCGATTTACAGAAGACGTTGAATGGCGATCGCTATTACGACTTAAAGCAGGGTATCCAATCTTGGCTAGATCGACCGAGATATACAATGATCGGCGATTTGGTAGTTCGAGAAGTTTTGCCCGACTTGCTACTTCCATTAATCTGTCAACTTTTTCTCCACCAAGGGTGGCTGGTAGGAACAACTATTCAGGCAGAAAAAGTCATCGTGATTTCTATTGAAAATTCTGAGGAGTTGCATCAACAACTAAAGCAATTTGTTAATGCTCTCCATGACCTACGCAAACAAATGAAAGGTATTCGCTATCAAGCGGAGTTCTTTTCAGGCTTTTATGAGGCTTCATACCTTGAGAGAATTGAGGAGTTTAAGTCGATCCAAGAAATCTTGGGGCAACTTCATGATCGTGAAGTCTTGCGTCAGTTTTTAGAATCGACATTGAATGCAGATTTGGCAAAGGTGCTACCCACTGTAAACCAGACAATGGAGCAGGAGCAAATCACATTTTGGCAAAATTGGCAGCCCATTCAGCAGCGTTATCTCTCCTTAGACTTTCGCCAATCATTGCGATCTCTACTCTCAACACCGATAGATATTGTACATGCATAA
- a CDS encoding phosphate ABC transporter substrate-binding protein — MSQGKETIVLVLSMLITAGVAGGGYLYFSQQGKQDQSPSTPQSTTPVNSSNPPNNPVSVTSLNFDTTLPNPSILSMDGSTTMVALVKDLRNAYSQINPNTPTTYGVPDGSPTGSSQGLKNLINGSVAIAATSRPLKPEEAEAGIQLVPIAKDAIAIVIGINNPFKGGLTKEQVRDIYQGKITNWSQVGGTNLPIKVINRGLTSGTRQAFLDIVLAGQQFAPDSTNFITWKQDETTAILRELGDNGISYATTTQVEKQEIVRILSINGVAPTDIEAIKSGKYPISRSLFLAAKRTTSPVVKQFIEFALSPQGQQIGQNLGFISVQ; from the coding sequence ATGTCACAGGGTAAAGAAACAATAGTTTTGGTGCTATCGATGCTAATCACAGCAGGTGTAGCAGGTGGTGGTTACTTGTACTTTTCACAGCAAGGCAAGCAAGATCAGTCACCATCAACTCCTCAATCAACTACCCCAGTAAACTCAAGCAATCCCCCAAACAACCCTGTATCAGTTACAAGCTTGAATTTTGATACAACTTTGCCGAATCCCAGTATCTTGAGCATGGACGGCAGTACGACAATGGTCGCCCTCGTCAAAGATTTGCGTAATGCTTATAGTCAAATTAATCCTAATACTCCAACAACTTATGGTGTCCCTGACGGAAGTCCTACTGGTTCAAGCCAAGGCTTAAAAAATTTGATTAACGGCTCAGTAGCAATCGCGGCAACTTCTCGTCCACTGAAACCCGAAGAAGCTGAAGCAGGGATTCAATTAGTACCGATCGCTAAAGATGCGATCGCTATAGTGATCGGCATTAATAATCCGTTTAAAGGTGGATTAACCAAGGAGCAAGTACGCGATATTTATCAAGGCAAAATCACGAACTGGTCACAGGTTGGCGGCACAAATTTACCGATTAAAGTAATCAATCGCGGTTTGACAAGTGGAACGAGACAAGCTTTCCTTGATATTGTTTTGGCAGGACAACAATTTGCTCCTGATAGCACTAACTTCATTACATGGAAACAAGACGAGACGACAGCAATTTTGCGCGAGCTAGGAGATAACGGCATTAGTTATGCAACTACTACTCAAGTTGAAAAACAAGAGATCGTGCGGATTTTGTCGATTAATGGTGTAGCCCCAACTGATATCGAGGCTATAAAGTCTGGGAAATACCCCATCAGTCGCAGCTTATTTTTAGCGGCAAAAAGAACGACTAGTCCTGTTGTTAAACAATTTATCGAGTTTGCACTTTCTCCGCAGGGGCAACAAATTGGTCAGAATCTGGGATTTATTTCCGTGCAATAG
- a CDS encoding pyruvate kinase produces MISQTSPVSIDPQFLSSPHILLSTLQALRQKVESEGAITFNKWQSGIHRAEFLPSALNLAQYLALRQYDLRELQSALMPWGLSSLGRIEARVLPNLDAVIAALEVMCGNYSTESFHRQPLESFFEGNRLLLQHTKELFGTACPHRRVRIMVTLPTEAATDYELVREIIRRGANSVRINCAHDNPEIWESMIAYVRRAAQENGTSCKVMMDLAGPKIRTGEVLKPPDRKRVFRGDRILLSRCAPKSASKLETGEAIASPIDQFQICCTVPEILDLLVVDAPVYIDDGKIRTRVVDTQYRLPDGQLGLLLQVTHASPKGVKLRPEKGLNFPKTILSLSPLTAKDLSDLDFVATHADMIGYSFVQQPADIDLLQQELGLRLDGRTPIPAIVAKIETAIAVSNLPELIIHAASKQSFGVMIARGDLAVEIGYQRLTEIQEEILWICEAAHVPVIWATQVLESLVKDGAPSRGEMTDAAMAERAECVMLNKGPFIAEAITILDDVLTRMEAHQSKKTPQLRALHSW; encoded by the coding sequence ATGATTAGCCAAACTTCACCAGTTAGTATCGATCCCCAGTTTTTATCAAGTCCTCATATACTGCTATCTACTCTTCAAGCACTACGCCAGAAGGTTGAAAGTGAAGGAGCCATTACCTTTAATAAATGGCAATCGGGCATTCATCGGGCTGAATTTCTCCCAAGTGCCTTGAATCTAGCTCAATACCTTGCATTACGTCAGTACGACCTCCGCGAACTCCAATCTGCATTAATGCCTTGGGGATTGTCTTCGTTAGGAAGGATTGAAGCAAGGGTATTGCCCAATCTTGATGCTGTGATTGCGGCGCTAGAAGTAATGTGTGGCAACTACTCCACTGAAAGTTTTCACCGTCAACCACTAGAATCCTTTTTTGAAGGCAATCGTTTACTTCTCCAGCATACCAAGGAATTATTTGGGACAGCTTGTCCCCATCGGCGGGTCAGAATTATGGTTACATTGCCCACGGAAGCTGCTACTGACTATGAGTTAGTACGCGAAATTATCCGACGGGGCGCAAACTCTGTGCGAATTAACTGCGCCCATGACAATCCAGAAATATGGGAATCCATGATCGCTTATGTTCGTCGAGCAGCGCAGGAGAATGGAACCTCTTGTAAAGTGATGATGGACTTAGCGGGACCTAAGATCCGCACAGGAGAAGTCCTTAAGCCACCCGATCGAAAGCGGGTATTTCGTGGGGATCGCATCTTGCTCTCGCGATGTGCACCTAAATCTGCAAGTAAATTAGAAACAGGCGAGGCGATCGCATCACCTATAGACCAATTCCAAATTTGCTGTACGGTTCCCGAAATCCTCGATTTATTAGTAGTTGACGCACCCGTATACATTGATGATGGCAAGATTCGGACTCGTGTGGTTGACACCCAATATCGATTACCAGATGGGCAATTAGGGCTATTACTTCAAGTAACCCATGCTAGCCCCAAAGGAGTCAAACTTCGCCCCGAAAAAGGATTGAACTTTCCCAAAACCATTTTATCGCTCAGTCCTCTTACGGCAAAAGATTTAAGCGATCTAGATTTTGTCGCCACTCACGCAGATATGATTGGTTACTCTTTTGTGCAGCAACCTGCTGATATTGATTTACTTCAACAAGAGTTAGGTCTTCGCTTAGATGGCAGAACCCCTATACCTGCGATCGTGGCAAAGATTGAAACGGCGATCGCGGTTTCCAATCTTCCAGAACTCATCATCCATGCAGCAAGTAAACAATCATTTGGTGTGATGATTGCTAGAGGCGACTTAGCCGTTGAAATTGGATATCAAAGATTGACGGAGATTCAAGAAGAAATTCTTTGGATTTGCGAAGCAGCCCATGTACCTGTGATCTGGGCTACACAAGTATTAGAAAGCTTGGTCAAAGATGGAGCGCCTTCACGCGGCGAGATGACCGACGCGGCTATGGCTGAACGTGCTGAGTGCGTGATGTTAAACAAAGGTCCTTTTATTGCCGAAGCCATTACAATTCTCGATGATGTCCTAACTCGGATGGAAGCCCACCAGTCGAAAAAAACGCCCCAGTTGCGAGCATTACACTCTTGGTAA